Part of the Urocitellus parryii isolate mUroPar1 unplaced genomic scaffold, mUroPar1.hap1 Scaffold_79, whole genome shotgun sequence genome, aaaacaaaaaggattgCTCCGGGCTGTAGGAAGATGTTTAAATTTGGAGTGATATTATTTGAAGCCACCTGTCCTGACACATCCAGGGGAAGTGCTTTTTCTCTGAACCCACACGGAGAAGGTCCCTTCTATAACAACTGAATTCTAATCGTCCCTTTGCCACTCTGTCTCCCACCAGATGGTAAGCATCTATAGGACAGCAACACTACCTTGTCTGTCTTTTCCCTTTAGTTTCTTAAAACAGTGACTGGTACAAAGTTGTTATTATTTAATAGGTAAATTAAGAATTCATAACTAAAGGCAATTTAATGGGTTCTAAATCTAGTACTTTTCTCCAGTTTTCCCTTTACTATCCATCCAGAATCCTTTGAGACCACTGATTTGTGGTATAAAGAGGACTAGAAAGGCCCTTCAAGTGTCCCAAGGACATGGGGACAACTAGTTGCAGAAGGCCTAGAATCCCCCAGGTGTGGTCCTGGAGTACTGTAGCATTGACATCAACAGGGAGTTGTAAAAAATGCTAATCTCAGGCCCCACCCAGAACTGCTAAATGGGACCACAGCAAATGAGATACTGGAATTCCTGTGCAGATTAAGGTATGAAAAGCCCTGGTTTAAGGCACACAACTACAAGAGGTAGGGTTAGCACAGAGCATTTCATTCTAGGACTCTCAATTCACTTTGCTTGGCTCATCCAAACTCTGAGCCACCAACCTTCCATGACCTACCATTTAATAGTTAGCTGGTGGTGGCAAAGCCCTTGGTCCCTCCTTGGTCCCTAGCCTTTGGCCATTTCTCTGCATTAACTTTCTGGTAACAAGAATGTCACTTGGCAGTGACTAAAATATGAAAACcattttttgctgttatttttttaaaataatggctcACTGTCCCTCTACCTCATAGGCAGCCATCCCTGTCTAATAAGCAGCCTTGCATCACTGAGTTGTTCTTGAGCCCTATAGAGGGATAAAGAAGTACTCACCTCTTGTTTCAGAATCTCAATCAGGGCTTTGGAACTGAACTGCACATGTTCAGCTCTGTCCCTGTTTTTGCCTTCCTGAAACTTGTTCCGGATGTACCTCAGGTAGACCTGAAACTCCAGAAGCCCAGAGGTGATTCGCACAAGGCAGTTGTCCTATAAGAGAAGGAGAAATCAGTTATTGTCAAGAGACAGAATCAATCTGAAAGCATAAAATTTCCTCTAGAGAATTAGGCATCATATTTTGGGACACTGGACAGCATCAGCTGCCCCATTTTAAATATCTGAACAATCAGGAAGGAGATGGGTGTAACAGAGTGACATCAGTAGGGAGACTGGGCCTGGATCCTGCCTAGGGAAGCCAGAGAGGAGAATGGTTCCCTAAATATCTTACCCAGAATGAGCTAGGTTAACATTAAGCAGCTGTGAAAAATCCCAACACAGGGGACCCATCTCTGGCCTTGCCTGTTCAGagataaacctctttttttaaaaaaaaaagctttaagtTGGCTTTGTCCTACAATTAACATAATCTGTCTCCTTCTTTGTTGCCTGCCTGGTTTTATATGTATGCAGGCCCTTCATACAAGAGAGCTTTGGCTGAGGAAGTTAAAAGTTTTTACCCGATTGTATCCAGTTTGGAAGCATCCATCTTTTTCAGTCATCTTTGGAAGGTTCAGATTGTTTTCCGACACTGCCACATGGCTCTTGATACAGGTCTCATCATTCTTGCACAGCTAGGAAAGAACACTAGAATTGTTAGCATTTAAGTGCCCCTAAAGCAAACACCACTAGAGGGCTGATTTGTGTTCTATCACAGCCAGGAAAGtctaagaaaaatgaagtcacaATCTATTTGTAACTGGCAAGAAAAGTCTAGTGGAATTAGGCATACTTGAGTTCAGTCCCAGGCCCACCTGTGACTTCACTCCAAACTGGGAATCATTAAATATCTCCTTGTTTTGAGGATTTgatagtatatttatataaatgcctGGCACATTATAGGTATTTAATACATGACAGCAATTTGATGATAATTTTGGGCAAACATAATTTAAACTGTAAAATTTCCAGCTGGAAGGACACATGAAATCATCTAGTCCAGCTCCATAATTTTAGATAGAGTTCAGAGATGGTAGgaaatttgcccaagatcacaaagGTGATTCTGCACAATTAGAACTACAGTCTGGGCTCCCAGTCTGCTCTCCTGTATTCTTTCCTTTCTATCAAACAAAGTCCAAATACTTTGCAATGACAGTTGAGAGATGCTTTAATCTGCTTAAAGTTTTGCCTCTTTGGTGGGCCCTCAGGTAGGCATCTCAGAAAGAACGACACTAGGGAATCCTCATTGAGCTTACATCACCTAGAAGTATTACAACTGCCCTGAAAAGCTGAGCATTAATTTCAGGGGAATTTAATCGACCCATCTCTGAGGTACAAATTGAAGGTTTGCAGACTTTACTTTTcagtaaaggaaaaagagatCTGAGAAGCAGTAACCCTCAGTTTGTATGAAGTATGGAGCTGAGAATGGGCCAGGGAACACAGATTCaggccccattttgtatttttcagaatAGGACCCCCACCCCAGACCAGCAGCAAAGAAATACAGAACAGTCTGCCCCTTTGCCTCAAGCCTAACATGCCACAGAACCCAGCAGAGACCTCCTAATTCAGAAGCCCTGTCCACATTTCAAGgacaagaatgaatgaatgtccaCATGGGGCCTTCATCCAACACCAAGCCTACCCACCTCTTTTCTCATTTCGAAGACTTCCTTGATGAGGTAGGAAATCTGTCCTGCGGTTTTTCCAGAAGAGGCAT contains:
- the LOC144252971 gene encoding interleukin-6-like → MKFFSIASLGLLLVVATAFPASEFKREDGENSVTRNKLTHASSGKTAGQISYLIKEVFEMRKELCKNDETCIKSHVAVSENNLNLPKMTEKDGCFQTGYNRDNCLVRITSGLLEFQVYLRYIRNKFQEGKNRDRAEHVQFSSKALIEILKQEVKDPNKIVFPSPTANIHLLAKLESQNDWQKVMTMQLILSHFEDFLQFTLRAVRKA